The sequence CCTGGTAGCCGCGGCTCATCGCGTCGACCGTGGCCAGGAGGTCCGGGTCGAGGGCGAAGCACATCGACCTCGCGAGGTTCGAACTGCCGCGCACGGCCGAGGCCGCGGCGGTGACCAGCGCGTTCAGCCGGCCGTCCCCGCTGATCTCGGCGGCCAGGCGGTCGTCGCGCAGCACCAGCGGCTGCCCGTACGGGGCCGCGTACACCTGCGGGACGCTGCTGGTCAGCGGCCAGAGCAGGGTCATGCTCGGCGCGCCCGCGTGGCCGCTCGACTGCTTGCCGGGGGCGGTCAGCACCGGCATCAGCATGCTGACCGCGCCGAGCCGTGCGGGCCCGCCGAACTCCGGCGTGCCGTTCACGTTCACCAGCAGCGGGTAGACGCCGGGGCGGCCGAACCGCTCCGCCCGCGTCCCGGTCAGGTTCACCGTGATGTTCAGCGGCGCGCTCTGCCCGGGGTCCAGCGCGTCCGCGACCGGGGCGAAATCGGTCAGCGGGCTGTCCTTGATGACGGCGCCGGAGAGCACGTCGTTGACCCCGCGCGAGGTCGTGACCCGCTCGCCGACCTGCAGGCGGACCTGCGGCCGGGTGATCTTCCGGTCGCCGGTGTTGGTCACCGTGCCCGCGACGGTCAGCGTCGTCGTCGACCCGGTGATCACGCGCGGGGCGAGCTGGTCCAGGTCGACGCGCAGGCGGGCGCCCTCTTCCGCCTGGGCCACCGAGGCTCCGGCGAAGGCGGGGACGGCCAGGAAGAGGACGGAAAGGAAGGCTGCGGCGAACCGCTTCACTCGGGGGCTCCCTCAGGGGCGTGCTCGTCTCGTCCGTGGACGTCCGGGCGCGCGAAAAGTTCCTTGGCCTTCCGGACGAGCTTGCGCTCGTCGGAGTAGGCGAGTTTGGTCTCCAGCTCGGCGAGCGGGACCCAGGCCACCTCGGTGACCTCGACGTCCTCGTCGGACAGCTCACCGCCGAGCGCCTCGAGCAGGAAGTGGTGGACGGTCTTGTGGATGCGCCGCCGCTCGGCCACGAACCAGTAGTCGATGGTGCCCAGTGGCCGCATGACGCGCGCGGAGATGCCGGTTTCCTCCTTCACCTCGCGCACGGCCGTCTGTTCCACCGTCTCACCGTCCTCGATGTGGCCCTTGGGCAGCGACCACAGCAGTCTGCCGTGCCGGTCGAGCCGGCCGATCAGCACCGCCTGTTCGCGTGCCGCGTCCACCACGAGGCCACCGGCCGACGTCTCGTCGACCGTGGTCAGGCGCCTGCCGCGCTGACGCCTTCGCCGCCTGCGCGGCTTCGAGGCGCCGGGTCGGCCGGCTGATCCAGACATGCTGCGATGCTAGAGCAAACGGTTGCCCCGGT is a genomic window of Amycolatopsis lexingtonensis containing:
- a CDS encoding NUDIX hydrolase; this translates as MSGSAGRPGASKPRRRRRRQRGRRLTTVDETSAGGLVVDAAREQAVLIGRLDRHGRLLWSLPKGHIEDGETVEQTAVREVKEETGISARVMRPLGTIDYWFVAERRRIHKTVHHFLLEALGGELSDEDVEVTEVAWVPLAELETKLAYSDERKLVRKAKELFARPDVHGRDEHAPEGAPE